TAGCATGTTAAGTTAACATCTTGTCCCGGTTAGTTTTTTTAGCCGGGACATTTTTATATTCCGGAGATAAAATCAGTTCAATAAATCCGATCCTAATGAAGATAAAAATTATAATTGCAGCGATGCTGATTTGTGCTGCCGGCAAATTAGCAGCACAAGAAAACGGAGTTCATCAGCAGTCAACGGTTTATGAATGGCCTGAAGATCCACTGGTTAAAAAGAAACTTGACAAATGGCAGGACCAGAAATTTGGAATGATAATTCACTGGGGATTATATGCCGTACCCGGTATTATAGAATCCTGGTCGCTTTGTTCAGAAGATTGGATAGAACGCGATAGTACAAAGACTTATGACGATTATAAAAAGTGGTACTGGGGGTTGAGTAAAGCTTTTAATCCGGTACATTTCAATCCGGAACAATGGGCAAAAGCTGGTAAAAGTGCAGGCATGAAATATCTTGTTTTTACCACTAAACATCATGATGGTTTTGCGATGTTTGATACCAGAGAATCTGATTTTAGCATCGCTAAAGGCCCTTTTGCAAACAACCCTAAAGCAGATGTTGCTAAATATGTATTTGACTCTTTCAGAAAAGAAGGCTTTATGATCGGTGCTTATTTTTCCAAGCCCGACTGGCACTCTGAATATTACTGGTGGTCTAAATATGCTACTCCCAACCGCAATAACAATTATGACATTCAGAAAAATCCATGGAGATGGAATAAGTTTAAAGGTTTTGCCTATAACCAGCTGGAAGAACTGATGACCCGCTATGGTGGTATTGATATCTTATGGCTTGATGGAGGATGGGTAAGACCGCTGGAAACTGTCAATGAAGAGGTACGCTCCTGGGGCGCTGATATCCCAAAGTGGAGCCAGGATATTGATATGCCTGAAATCGCCCGGATGGCAAGAAAAGCGCAACCCGGTATTTTGATGGTAGACAGAACTGTTCACGGGCCTTATGAGAATTATCAGACCCCTGAACAAAAGATTCCTGACACGCAACTGGATCATCCATGGGAAAGTTGCATGACATTGGGCGGGGCATGGGGATTTGTTCCAAATGATCAATATAAGCCTGCCAGTGAAGTGATTCACAAACTCGTGGAAATTGTAGCTAAAGGCGGAAGTTTGCTTTTAGGGATTGGGCCAGATCCGGATGGTACGTTACCAGCTTCGGTAGTGACTAAATTAAATGAGATTGGTCAATGGACTTCTAAAAATGGTAAAGCCATTTACAATACCCGGATTACTAAAAACTACCACAGTGGCCAAACCTGGTTTACGCAAAGTAAAGATGGTAAATTAAAGTATGCAATCTATTGTAGAAATGTTGAAGAACATCCGGCGAAGACCATTAGCTGGACAGGGAATTTACCAAAAAAAGGGACAGTGATGAAATTAGTTTCTACAGGTCAGCCGCTAAAATGGACAATATCAAATGAGCAAATCACCGTAGAATTACCTGCGGATACAATAGGTTCAGAAGCCGCTTTGTCTTTTGAATTTATACCTGCCACTTAGTGGTTTACAATTTTTACAGGAAGAAAACTTAAATTATAATTAATGAAGTATAAAGTCGTTTTATTGCCGTTCCTGCTTTCCTTTTTAAGTTATGCTGCTGTTGCGAACGATACACTTAAAGTAGTTAAAAATAAAAGCAAGGTAAAGACATCATCTATTTTGCCCCTATATAAAAATCCGGGTATCAGTATTGAAGAAAGAGTGCGTGATTTGCTCTCCAGAATGACCCCAGAAGAGAAATTCTGGCAGCTTTTTATGATTCCCGGAGACCTCGATGGGGTAGATAAAAACCGCTATAAAAACGGGATCTTTGGCTTACAGGTCAGTGCAGTTTCACAGGGAGGGGGGGGCGCAGGACAAATGTTAAACTACAATACAAAAGAAAACGCTTTTACACTGGCCAAAAAGATTAATGCCATACAGCGGTATTTCGTTAAAGAAAGCCGTTTAGGTATTCCTATTATTGCATTTGATGAAGCACTGCATGGCCTTGTCAGACAAGGAGCTACCGCTTTTCCACAAGCTATTGGTCTTGCAGCCAGCTTTGATACCGCTATGATGGGACAAGTAGCCAGCACAATAGCAAAGGAAACTAAAATCAGGGGGATCAGGGATATTTTAACACCGGTAGTGAATATTGCTTCGGATGTACGCTGGGGGCGCACCGAAGAAACTTATGGGGAAGACCCTTTTTTGGCTTCTCAAATGGGGCTGGCTTTTGTAAGCGCATTTGAAAGAGAGAATATCATTACTACGCCTAAACATTTTGTAGCCAACGTTGGCGATGGTGGCCGTGATAGTTATCCGATCCATGCCGATGAACGTTTATTGGAAGAAGTCTATTTCCCTCCGTTTAAAGCTACCCTACAGCAAGGAAAAAGCCGTTCACTGATGACTGCTTATAATAGCTTAAACGGAACTCCTGCTACTTCAAATGCTTATTTGCTGACTCAAAAACTGAAAACAGAATGGGGATTTAAAGGGTTCGTTATTTCTGATGCAGGAGCTGTTGGGGGTGCAAATGTTTTGCATTATACAGCTGCGGATTATACGGAGGCAACCAGGCAAGCGATTATTGCAGGTCTGGATGTGATTTTTCAGACAGAATATGACCATTACAAATTATTTATTCCTCCGTTCCTTGATGGGTCAATTCCTCAAAAACGAATAGATGATGCAGTTTCAAGAGTTTTAAGAGCAAAATTTGAATTGGGACTTTTTGAAAACCCTTATGTTTCCGAAAAGGATGCTGAAAATGCTTTGAATGACCAAAGTCATAAAGCTATTGCTAAACAGGCTGC
The sequence above is drawn from the Pedobacter cryoconitis genome and encodes:
- a CDS encoding alpha-L-fucosidase, which encodes MKIKIIIAAMLICAAGKLAAQENGVHQQSTVYEWPEDPLVKKKLDKWQDQKFGMIIHWGLYAVPGIIESWSLCSEDWIERDSTKTYDDYKKWYWGLSKAFNPVHFNPEQWAKAGKSAGMKYLVFTTKHHDGFAMFDTRESDFSIAKGPFANNPKADVAKYVFDSFRKEGFMIGAYFSKPDWHSEYYWWSKYATPNRNNNYDIQKNPWRWNKFKGFAYNQLEELMTRYGGIDILWLDGGWVRPLETVNEEVRSWGADIPKWSQDIDMPEIARMARKAQPGILMVDRTVHGPYENYQTPEQKIPDTQLDHPWESCMTLGGAWGFVPNDQYKPASEVIHKLVEIVAKGGSLLLGIGPDPDGTLPASVVTKLNEIGQWTSKNGKAIYNTRITKNYHSGQTWFTQSKDGKLKYAIYCRNVEEHPAKTISWTGNLPKKGTVMKLVSTGQPLKWTISNEQITVELPADTIGSEAALSFEFIPAT